From a single Sphingobium sp. genomic region:
- a CDS encoding HPr kinase/phosphatase C-terminal domain-containing protein, producing MATAPAIHATAIAINGQAVLLLGASGSGKSDLALRLIDRGAILISDDYCHVEEVDGAPHIHVATAIAGKIEVRGIGIVTQAHIASAPLRLALLLGAAPERLPEENGVMHIGEWTVPAFSLSPFEASAPIKAEYLLRHVVDAGRQPVRWNQTGSQQGVK from the coding sequence GTGGCGACCGCACCCGCGATCCACGCCACCGCAATTGCGATAAATGGTCAGGCCGTTCTGTTATTAGGTGCGTCAGGCAGCGGCAAATCCGATCTTGCACTCCGCTTAATTGATCGCGGGGCCATTTTGATCAGCGATGATTATTGCCATGTCGAAGAGGTTGATGGCGCGCCGCATATTCACGTTGCAACCGCAATTGCAGGCAAGATCGAAGTGCGCGGTATCGGCATTGTCACGCAAGCCCATATCGCCTCAGCACCGCTTCGTCTGGCATTGCTGCTCGGCGCAGCGCCCGAAAGGCTGCCCGAGGAAAATGGCGTGATGCACATCGGCGAATGGACCGTTCCGGCATTTTCCCTCAGTCCATTTGAGGCCTCTGCACCTATCAAGGCGGAGTATCTGTTGCGGCATGTGGTTGACGCGGGACGACAACCGGTGCGATGGAATCAAACTGGTTCGCAACAAGGTGTAAAATAA
- a CDS encoding ATP-binding protein, whose protein sequence is MALGTALPKADVDRFNLGWSRGLTLTARILAVNLFALVLMATGLFFLDSYRTRLVAERQLAAEAQVRLLAASLPLVDGSEAQALIAQSARTGKMRIRIYNADGGKSYDSFASIGPTYRLNDPAKEPWRKTAARWIDRAFDFVVGAPDLQYYREPARDIAGKWPELAAISGRPSVSQVRFATDLSHVITAAAPLPATGQIIMTTANPRDIRSLIRAERFSIGMFMLAVLAISVLLSLFLARTIVKPLQYLARAAVRVRLGRSPDVTIPRMPTRRDEIGMLARALSDMSSALRQRIDATEAFAADVAHEIKNPLASLRSALDGIDNVDRPDLRAQLMKVAHADVQRMDRLISDISDASRIDAQLAKAKFEEIDLGDMIEQLLVARESRGTDGGVRIAFARPRKGVAVFLGEDIRIERVLTNLLDNAVSFSPPDGIVEISATRSDEEVIVRISDLGPGIPRHERETVFRRFHSARPESEGFGQHSGLGLAIARTIIEGHHGSISVDDRDDGLQGACFHISLPVAGRPAQQE, encoded by the coding sequence ATGGCGCTGGGTACCGCTTTGCCGAAAGCTGACGTCGATCGTTTCAATCTGGGCTGGAGCCGGGGCCTGACCCTCACCGCCCGCATCTTGGCAGTCAACCTGTTCGCACTGGTTTTGATGGCGACCGGACTGTTCTTTCTGGACAGCTATCGGACCAGGCTGGTCGCCGAACGGCAGCTTGCGGCCGAGGCGCAAGTACGTTTGCTTGCTGCCAGCCTCCCGTTGGTCGACGGCAGCGAGGCCCAAGCGTTGATCGCACAAAGCGCGCGCACCGGCAAAATGCGCATACGGATTTACAACGCCGACGGTGGAAAAAGCTATGACAGCTTTGCATCCATAGGTCCGACTTATCGGCTGAACGATCCGGCAAAGGAGCCCTGGCGCAAGACGGCGGCGCGATGGATAGACCGAGCGTTCGATTTCGTTGTTGGCGCGCCCGACTTGCAATATTATCGCGAACCTGCACGCGATATAGCAGGAAAATGGCCTGAGCTGGCGGCAATTAGCGGTCGTCCTTCGGTATCACAGGTGCGCTTCGCCACCGACCTGAGCCATGTCATCACCGCCGCAGCGCCCCTTCCGGCAACCGGCCAGATAATCATGACCACGGCCAATCCGCGGGACATCCGCTCGCTAATCCGCGCTGAACGGTTTTCAATAGGCATGTTCATGCTCGCGGTTCTGGCGATTTCGGTGCTGTTGTCGCTGTTTCTGGCGCGCACAATTGTAAAGCCGCTGCAATATCTGGCACGGGCTGCCGTTCGCGTCCGCCTCGGCCGATCGCCCGATGTAACCATTCCGCGCATGCCGACACGGCGCGACGAGATCGGCATGCTGGCAAGGGCGCTTTCCGACATGAGTAGCGCGCTGCGCCAGAGGATCGATGCAACCGAGGCCTTTGCCGCCGATGTTGCGCATGAGATTAAGAACCCCCTCGCCTCGCTGCGTTCGGCGCTTGATGGCATCGACAATGTCGATCGCCCTGATCTGCGGGCGCAATTGATGAAAGTCGCCCACGCCGATGTGCAGCGTATGGACCGGCTGATCAGCGACATTTCTGATGCGAGCCGCATCGATGCACAGCTTGCCAAAGCCAAATTTGAGGAAATCGATCTGGGCGACATGATCGAACAGCTTTTGGTTGCCCGCGAAAGCCGCGGCACCGATGGCGGCGTCCGCATCGCATTTGCCCGGCCGCGCAAGGGTGTCGCCGTCTTTTTGGGCGAAGACATTCGGATCGAACGGGTTTTGACCAACCTTCTCGATAATGCCGTATCCTTCTCGCCGCCGGACGGGATTGTAGAAATTTCTGCGACCCGCAGCGACGAAGAAGTCATCGTGCGAATCAGCGATCTGGGGCCGGGTATTCCCCGGCACGAACGCGAAACTGTGTTCCGCCGTTTTCACAGCGCACGACCCGAAAGCGAAGGATTCGGGCAGCATAGCGGCCTTGGCCTTGCCATCGCCCGCACAATTATCGAAGGCCATCATGGCAGCATCTCGGTCGATGATCGCGACGACGGCCTGCAGGGTGCATGTTTCCACATCAGCCTGCCCGTCGCCGGCCGGCCGGCACAGCAGGAATAA
- a CDS encoding response regulator transcription factor, which produces MAANIALVDDDRNILTSVSIAMQGEGFVTRLYPDGEAALKALIENPADLGIFDIKMPRMDGLELLRRLREKSDMPVIFLTSKDEELDEALGLAMGADDYITKPFSQRLLIARVKAILRRTAVRAGPSEEEAQDEPEPMVRGALQMDPARHHVNWKGRAITLTVTEFLILEALATRPGVVRTRSQLMDIAYQDDVYVDDRTIDSHIKRLRRKFREVDPEFSAIDTLYGAGYRFAES; this is translated from the coding sequence ATGGCCGCCAATATTGCCTTGGTCGATGATGACCGCAACATCCTGACCTCTGTATCGATCGCGATGCAGGGCGAAGGCTTTGTCACACGGCTCTACCCCGATGGCGAGGCGGCGTTGAAGGCGCTGATTGAAAACCCCGCCGATCTTGGCATTTTTGACATCAAGATGCCGCGTATGGACGGGCTGGAATTGCTCCGCCGTCTGCGTGAAAAATCCGACATGCCGGTGATCTTCCTGACATCAAAGGATGAAGAACTGGATGAAGCGCTGGGCCTGGCCATGGGCGCGGACGATTACATCACCAAGCCATTTTCGCAGCGCTTGCTGATCGCGCGGGTAAAGGCGATATTGCGCCGGACAGCGGTTCGCGCCGGACCAAGCGAGGAAGAAGCGCAGGATGAACCTGAACCCATGGTGCGCGGCGCACTGCAGATGGACCCTGCCCGTCACCATGTGAACTGGAAGGGTCGCGCCATCACGCTGACCGTTACTGAATTCCTGATACTTGAGGCTCTAGCGACCCGGCCGGGGGTAGTCCGCACGCGCAGCCAGTTGATGGACATCGCCTATCAAGATGATGTCTATGTCGATGACCGTACAATCGACAGCCACATCAAACGCCTGCGGCGCAAGTTCCGTGAGGTCGACCCCGAATTTTCCGCAATCGACACTCTCTATGGCGCTGGGTACCGCTTTGCCGAAAGCTGA
- a CDS encoding phosphoenolpyruvate carboxykinase → MSVTPKFTLENQGIKTSASIDWNLGTAHLVESALANGEGMLAKDGPLVVATGKHTGRSAKDKYIVRDAETEQTIHWGKTNVAMDPAHFAALKEDFLAALAEKKQLYVADLFGGSQPEYRVNVRVINEFAWHNLFIRTLLVRPDQSELADLVPEYTIIDLPSFRADPARHGCRSETVIAVNFSEKLILIGGTAYAGEMKKSVFGILNYLLPEKGVMPMHCSANIGANGDTAIFFGLSGTGKTTLSADASRTLIGDDEHGWSDTAVFNFEGGCYAKMIRLSPEAEPEIYATTKRFGTVLENVVIDAETRELDFDDNSLAENSRGSYPIDFIPNASKDNLGPVPKNLIFLTADAYGVLPPIARLSPDQAMYHFLSGYTARVAGTEIGVTEPEATFSTCFGAPFMPRHPSVYGNLLKERIAXGGVKCWLVNTGWTGGMATQPGISRMPIKATRALLNAALDGSLNDAEFRKDPNFGFEFPVAVAGVDSXILDPREAWEDKALYDATAQKLVQQFIDNFAQFEQHVDAGVIEAAPKAA, encoded by the coding sequence GTGTCCGTAACGCCCAAATTTACACTTGAAAATCAAGGTATTAAAACGAGCGCCAGCATCGACTGGAATCTCGGCACGGCACATCTTGTCGAATCGGCCCTTGCCAATGGCGAAGGCATGCTGGCGAAAGACGGCCCGCTGGTGGTTGCGACGGGCAAGCATACTGGTCGTTCGGCGAAGGACAAATATATCGTTCGCGACGCTGAAACCGAACAGACCATCCATTGGGGCAAGACCAATGTTGCGATGGACCCGGCGCATTTTGCTGCGCTGAAGGAAGATTTCTTGGCCGCACTGGCCGAAAAGAAGCAGCTTTATGTTGCCGATCTGTTTGGCGGTTCTCAGCCGGAATATCGCGTCAATGTGCGTGTGATCAACGAGTTTGCCTGGCACAATCTGTTTATCCGCACGCTGCTGGTGCGTCCCGACCAGTCGGAACTGGCCGATTTGGTTCCCGAATATACCATTATCGACCTGCCCAGCTTCCGCGCTGATCCGGCGCGCCATGGCTGCCGCAGCGAAACGGTGATCGCCGTCAACTTCAGCGAGAAGCTGATCCTGATCGGCGGCACCGCATATGCGGGTGAAATGAAGAAGTCGGTGTTCGGCATCCTCAACTATCTGCTTCCCGAAAAGGGTGTGATGCCGATGCACTGTTCGGCCAATATTGGCGCCAATGGCGACACCGCGATCTTCTTCGGTCTTTCGGGTACCGGTAAAACGACGCTGTCTGCAGATGCCAGCCGTACGCTGATTGGCGATGACGAACATGGCTGGTCGGACACGGCGGTCTTTAACTTTGAAGGCGGCTGCTATGCAAAGATGATCCGCCTTTCGCCCGAAGCAGAGCCTGAAATCTACGCAACGACAAAGCGTTTCGGCACTGTCCTTGAAAATGTGGTGATCGATGCCGAAACCCGCGAACTGGATTTTGATGACAATAGCCTCGCTGAAAACAGCCGCGGTTCTTATCCCATCGATTTCATCCCCAACGCTTCGAAAGACAATCTGGGGCCGGTTCCCAAGAACCTAATCTTCCTGACCGCGGATGCCTATGGCGTGCTACCCCCGATCGCGCGGTTGTCGCCTGATCAGGCGATGTACCACTTCCTGTCGGGCTATACTGCACGCGTTGCCGGCACCGAAATCGGCGTGACCGAACCTGAAGCGACCTTCAGCACTTGTTTCGGCGCACCTTTCATGCCGCGCCACCCCTCGGTCTATGGYAACCTCTTGAAGGAGCGCATTGCCARGGGCGGCGTGAAATGCTGGTTGGTCAACACCGGCTGGACGGGCGGTATGGCGACACARCCGGGAATCAGCCGCATGCCGATTAAGGCGACYCGCGCGCTGCTCAACGCTGCGCTCGATGGAAGCCTGAATGATGCCGAGTTCCGCAAGGATCCGAATTTCGGCTTTGAATTCCCAGTCGCYGTTGCTGGYGTSGATTCAAAKATTCTCGACCCGCGTGAGGCTTGGGAAGACAAGGCACTTTATGATGCGACCGCCCAAAAGCTGGTCCAGCAGTTCATCGACAATTTCGCCCAGTTCGAACAGCATGTCGATGCCGGCGTGATCGAGGCCGCCCCCAAGGCAGCCTGA
- a CDS encoding NfeD family protein, with the protein MPESLGSISAHWFWLTLAAILGAAEMLAPGFFLIWLALAAAGVGTLAFLLPVSIPMQVGLFAIASIFAVYAGKRFLKDNPIVSDDPKLNDRGARLAGEIVTVVQAIENGRGRVRVGDSEWNARGDDAPVGAHVRVTGAEGAVLLVEVLT; encoded by the coding sequence ATGCCTGAATCGCTGGGTTCGATTTCCGCACACTGGTTTTGGCTGACGCTGGCAGCCATACTTGGCGCGGCAGAAATGCTCGCCCCCGGATTTTTTCTGATCTGGCTCGCGCTGGCTGCGGCCGGCGTGGGTACACTTGCTTTCCTGCTTCCGGTTTCAATCCCGATGCAGGTAGGCCTGTTCGCAATCGCTTCGATCTTCGCCGTCTACGCCGGCAAACGCTTTCTGAAAGATAATCCGATCGTTTCCGACGATCCCAAGTTGAACGATCGCGGCGCACGATTGGCAGGAGAGATCGTCACCGTCGTGCAGGCGATCGAAAATGGCCGGGGCCGCGTGCGTGTTGGTGATAGCGAATGGAACGCGCGCGGCGATGATGCCCCCGTGGGGGCGCATGTCCGCGTTACCGGTGCCGAAGGTGCCGTGCTTCTGGTTGAAGTGCTAACCTGA
- a CDS encoding SPFH domain-containing protein: MEFFLFALPLLVIIFLMMGVTVVRQGFVYTIERFGRFTHAAQPGLTIIIPFFDRVGRKVNMMEQVLDIPGQEIITKDNAMVGVDAVVFFQCLDAAKAAYEVSDLYVAIMQITTTNLRTVMGSMDLDETLSKRDEINGRLLSVVDHATSPWGVKITRVEIKDIRPPADISNAMARQMKAEREKRAQILEAEGLRAAEILRAEGEKQGQILQAEGRREAAFRDAEAREREAEAEAKATTMVSEAIASSGTQALNYFIAQKYTDAISLFATSPNSKTILFPVEVTQLVGTLGGISELAKDALEKKDK; this comes from the coding sequence ATGGAATTTTTTCTATTTGCGCTGCCGCTATTGGTGATCATCTTCCTGATGATGGGTGTAACCGTGGTGCGCCAAGGTTTTGTCTACACCATCGAACGCTTTGGCCGTTTCACCCACGCAGCCCAGCCAGGCCTGACGATCATCATTCCCTTTTTCGACCGCGTCGGTCGCAAAGTGAACATGATGGAGCAGGTGCTCGACATTCCGGGTCAGGAAATCATCACCAAGGATAACGCCATGGTGGGCGTCGACGCCGTGGTGTTTTTCCAGTGCCTCGATGCAGCAAAGGCGGCTTATGAAGTCTCCGATCTGTATGTCGCGATCATGCAGATCACGACAACCAACCTGCGCACGGTGATGGGCAGCATGGATCTTGACGAAACCCTCTCCAAGCGTGACGAGATTAACGGGCGGCTATTGTCGGTCGTTGATCATGCGACCTCGCCTTGGGGGGTCAAAATCACCCGTGTTGAAATCAAGGATATCCGCCCGCCCGCCGATATTTCCAACGCCATGGCCCGCCAGATGAAGGCGGAACGCGAAAAGCGCGCCCAAATTCTTGAAGCCGAAGGCCTGCGCGCCGCAGAAATCCTGCGTGCAGAAGGCGAAAAGCAAGGCCAGATCTTGCAGGCAGAAGGCCGACGCGAAGCCGCTTTCCGCGATGCAGAAGCCCGTGAGCGCGAGGCCGAAGCCGAAGCCAAAGCGACCACAATGGTGTCCGAGGCGATTGCCAGTTCGGGTACGCAGGCGCTGAATTACTTCATCGCGCAGAAATATACCGACGCCATCAGCCTGTTTGCCACTTCGCCCAATAGCAAGACGATCCTCTTCCCTGTCGAAGTGACGCAATTGGTCGGCACGCTGGGCGGTATCAGCGAGCTTGCGAAAGACGCGCTCGAAAAGAAGGACAAGTGA